The proteins below are encoded in one region of Buttiauxella gaviniae:
- a CDS encoding NUDIX hydrolase: protein MFKPHVTVACVVQSQGKFLVVEETINGKALWNQPAGHLEADETLVEAAKRELYEETGIQAEPQTFIRMHQWIAPDNTPFLRFLFSIDLEEQSPTHPQDADIDRCLWLSPQQIVNATNLRSPLVAESIRCYQRAERYPLSMLGAFNWPFS from the coding sequence ATGTTTAAACCGCACGTTACCGTTGCCTGCGTGGTTCAGTCGCAGGGAAAGTTTTTAGTCGTCGAAGAAACGATTAATGGCAAGGCGTTATGGAACCAGCCTGCGGGCCATCTGGAAGCTGATGAAACCTTGGTTGAAGCTGCTAAGCGTGAACTCTATGAAGAAACAGGGATTCAGGCTGAACCCCAAACGTTTATCCGCATGCACCAGTGGATAGCGCCAGATAACACGCCATTCCTGCGCTTCCTGTTCTCCATCGATCTGGAAGAACAGAGTCCAACGCATCCTCAGGACGCCGACATCGATCGCTGTTTATGGCTGAGTCCGCAACAAATTGTTAACGCTACAAATTTACGCTCACCGCTGGTCGCCGAAAGTATTCGCTGCTATCAACGTGCGGAACGTTATCCGCTCAGTATGTTAGGCGCATTTAACTGGCCGTTTAGTTAG
- the mnmA gene encoding tRNA 2-thiouridine(34) synthase MnmA, which produces MSESPKKVIVGMSGGVDSSVSAYLLQQQGYKVEGLFMKNWEEDDGEEYCTAAADLADAQAVCDKLGIELHTVNFAAEYWDNVFEHFLEEYKAGRTPNPDILCNKEIKFKAFLEFAAEDLGADYIATGHYVRRADVNGKSQLLRGLDGNKDQSYFLYTLGHEQIAQSLFPVGELEKPEVRRIAEELDLITAKKKDSTGICFIGERKFREFLGRYLPAQPGKIVTVDGETIGEHQGLMYHTLGQRKGLGIGGTKEGSEDPWYVVDKDVENNVLVVAQGHDHPRLMSVGLIAQQLHWVDRETLTEPLKCTVKTRYRQTDLPCVITPLDADRIEVRFEEPVAAVTPGQSAVFYLGEICLGGGVIEQRLPLVV; this is translated from the coding sequence ATGTCTGAAAGCCCAAAAAAAGTGATCGTCGGGATGTCCGGCGGTGTCGATTCCTCCGTTTCCGCATACCTGTTGCAACAACAAGGTTACAAAGTGGAAGGCCTGTTCATGAAGAACTGGGAAGAGGACGACGGCGAAGAGTATTGCACCGCAGCCGCTGACTTAGCCGATGCGCAAGCCGTTTGCGATAAGCTCGGCATTGAACTGCACACCGTAAACTTTGCCGCAGAATACTGGGATAACGTGTTTGAACACTTCCTGGAAGAGTACAAAGCCGGGCGCACGCCAAACCCGGATATTCTGTGCAACAAAGAGATCAAATTTAAAGCCTTCCTGGAATTTGCCGCCGAAGATTTAGGTGCCGATTACATCGCTACCGGTCACTACGTGCGCCGCGCTGACGTTAACGGCAAAAGCCAACTGCTGCGTGGCCTCGACGGCAATAAAGATCAGAGCTACTTCCTCTACACTCTCGGCCACGAGCAGATTGCACAAAGCCTGTTCCCGGTGGGCGAACTGGAAAAGCCAGAAGTACGCCGCATTGCTGAAGAGTTAGATTTGATCACCGCGAAGAAAAAAGACTCAACCGGTATCTGTTTTATCGGCGAGCGCAAATTCCGTGAATTCCTTGGCCGCTACCTGCCCGCTCAGCCGGGTAAAATTGTCACCGTCGATGGAGAAACCATTGGTGAGCATCAGGGGTTGATGTACCACACGCTGGGACAGCGTAAAGGTCTGGGCATCGGCGGCACCAAAGAAGGCAGCGAAGATCCGTGGTACGTGGTCGATAAAGACGTTGAAAACAATGTTCTGGTCGTTGCCCAGGGCCATGACCATCCGCGCTTAATGTCCGTGGGTTTGATTGCCCAGCAACTTCATTGGGTCGATCGCGAAACCCTGACCGAGCCGCTGAAATGCACCGTGAAAACCCGTTATCGCCAGACCGATCTTCCTTGCGTGATTACCCCGCTGGATGCAGATCGCATTGAAGTGCGTTTTGAAGAGCCGGTCGCCGCGGTAACGCCGGGTCAGTCTGCCGTATTTTATCTCGGCGAAATCTGCCTCGGCGGCGGTGTTATTGAGCAGCGTCTGCCGCTCGTCGTTTAA
- the hflD gene encoding high frequency lysogenization protein HflD, translated as MAKNYYDITIALAGICQSARLVQQLAHQGHCDTEALHVSLNSVIDQNPGSTLDVFGGSEANLKLGLETLLGVLNASNRQGLNAELTRYTLSLMVLERKLYGNKGAMDKLGSSIAGLQRQLEHFDLESDTLLSAMAGIYVDVISPLGPRIQVTGSPAVLQSPQVQSKVRASLLAGIRAAVLWHQVGGGRLQLMFSRSRLCAQAKQILAHC; from the coding sequence GTGGCCAAAAATTACTATGACATCACTATCGCGCTGGCAGGGATCTGCCAGTCTGCTCGTCTGGTTCAGCAGTTGGCTCACCAGGGGCATTGCGATACCGAAGCGCTGCATGTTTCTTTAAACAGCGTTATCGATCAGAACCCGGGTTCCACGCTCGACGTGTTCGGCGGTAGCGAAGCGAACCTGAAACTTGGCCTCGAAACCTTGCTGGGCGTGTTGAATGCCAGCAATCGCCAGGGTTTAAATGCGGAATTAACGCGCTATACCCTGAGCCTGATGGTGCTAGAGCGTAAGCTTTACGGCAACAAAGGCGCGATGGATAAACTCGGCTCAAGCATCGCCGGTTTACAGCGTCAACTGGAACATTTTGACCTTGAATCCGACACCTTGCTCAGCGCAATGGCCGGGATTTATGTGGATGTGATCAGCCCGCTTGGCCCACGTATTCAGGTCACCGGCTCCCCTGCTGTGCTGCAAAGCCCGCAGGTGCAAAGCAAAGTCCGCGCCTCACTGCTGGCAGGTATTCGCGCCGCAGTGTTATGGCATCAGGTCGGCGGTGGCCGCCTGCAGTTAATGTTTTCTCGTAGTCGCCTGTGTGCTCAGGCCAAACAAATTCTTGCTCATTGTTAA
- the purB gene encoding adenylosuccinate lyase gives MELSSLTAVSPVDGRYGDKVSALRAIFSEFGLLKFRVQVEVRWLQKLAAHTAIKEVPAFDADANGYLDKIVAEFNEEDAARIKTIERTTNHDVKAVEYFLKEKVAAIPALHAVSEFIHFACTSEDINNLSHALMLETARKDVVLPYWRKVIDAVKDLALQYRDIPLLSRTHGQPATPSTMGKEMANVAYRMERQFRQLEKVDILGKINGAVGNYNAHIVAYPEVDWHQFSEEFVTSLGIQWNPYTTQIEPHDYIAELFDCIARFNTILIDFDRDVWGYIALNHFKQKTIAGEIGSSTMPHKVNPIDFENSEGNLGLSNALLQHLASKLPVSRWQRDLTDSTVLRNLGVGIGYALIAYQSTLKGVSKLEVNRDRLLAELDLNWEVLAEPIQTVMRRYGIEKPYEKLKELTRGKRVDAEGMKQFIDSLELPEEEKTRLKEMTPANYIGRAITMVDELK, from the coding sequence ATGGAATTATCCTCACTGACCGCCGTATCCCCCGTTGATGGACGTTACGGCGACAAAGTCAGCGCTCTGCGCGCTATTTTCAGCGAATTTGGTCTGCTGAAATTCCGCGTACAAGTCGAAGTACGTTGGCTGCAAAAACTGGCCGCGCACACAGCGATCAAGGAAGTTCCTGCTTTTGACGCAGACGCAAACGGTTACCTGGATAAAATTGTCGCTGAGTTTAATGAAGAAGATGCCGCGCGCATCAAGACCATTGAACGCACCACCAACCACGACGTAAAAGCGGTTGAATACTTCCTGAAAGAAAAAGTCGCGGCGATCCCTGCCCTGCACGCAGTATCGGAGTTCATTCACTTCGCCTGTACTTCAGAAGATATTAACAACCTGTCTCATGCGCTGATGTTGGAAACTGCGCGTAAAGACGTTGTTTTGCCGTACTGGCGCAAAGTTATCGACGCGGTGAAAGATCTTGCGCTTCAGTACCGTGATATTCCGCTGCTTTCTCGTACCCACGGCCAGCCTGCAACCCCATCAACCATGGGCAAAGAGATGGCGAACGTGGCATACCGTATGGAGCGCCAGTTCCGTCAGTTAGAGAAAGTGGACATTCTGGGCAAAATCAACGGTGCGGTCGGCAACTATAACGCGCACATCGTAGCCTACCCGGAAGTGGACTGGCACCAGTTCAGCGAGGAGTTCGTCACCTCCCTGGGCATTCAGTGGAACCCGTACACCACGCAGATCGAACCGCACGATTACATCGCTGAGCTGTTCGACTGCATCGCACGCTTTAACACTATTCTGATCGACTTTGACCGTGACGTTTGGGGTTATATCGCGCTGAACCACTTCAAGCAGAAAACCATCGCGGGCGAAATCGGCTCCTCCACTATGCCGCATAAAGTTAACCCAATCGACTTCGAAAACTCCGAAGGCAACCTGGGCCTGTCTAACGCGTTGCTGCAACACCTGGCGAGCAAACTGCCGGTTTCCCGCTGGCAGCGCGACCTGACAGACTCCACCGTGCTGCGTAACCTCGGCGTCGGTATTGGTTACGCGCTGATTGCATACCAGTCCACCCTCAAAGGCGTGAGCAAGCTGGAAGTGAACCGCGACCGCCTGCTGGCTGAACTGGACCTTAACTGGGAAGTGCTGGCGGAACCTATTCAAACCGTTATGCGTCGCTACGGTATTGAGAAGCCATATGAGAAGCTCAAAGAACTGACGCGCGGCAAACGCGTTGATGCCGAAGGCATGAAGCAGTTCATCGACAGCCTTGAGCTACCGGAAGAAGAAAAAACCCGTCTGAAAGAGATGACCCCGGCTAACTATATTGGCCGCGCCATCACGATGGTTGATGAACTGAAGTAA
- the phoP gene encoding two-component system response regulator PhoP, translating to MRVLVVEDNALLRHHLQVQLREAGHQVDAAEDAKEADYFLNEHTPDIAIVDLGLPDEDGMSLIRRWRSHDVTIPILVLTAREGWQDKVEVLGAGADDYVTKPFHLEEVIARMQVLMRRNSGLASQVISLPPFQVDLSRRELLINENLIKLTAFEYTIMETLIRNNGKVVSKDSLMLQLYPDAELRESHTIDVLMGRLRKKILAEYPHEAITTVRGQGYRFDLR from the coding sequence ATGCGTGTTCTGGTTGTGGAAGACAATGCTCTATTACGCCACCATCTTCAGGTGCAACTGCGTGAAGCAGGCCATCAGGTCGACGCCGCTGAAGATGCAAAAGAGGCAGATTACTTCTTAAATGAGCACACACCCGACATTGCTATCGTCGATTTAGGGCTGCCTGATGAAGACGGCATGAGCCTGATTCGCCGCTGGCGCAGCCATGACGTCACCATTCCTATTCTGGTGCTCACCGCGCGTGAAGGCTGGCAGGATAAAGTTGAAGTGCTGGGCGCGGGTGCCGACGATTACGTCACTAAGCCGTTTCATCTTGAAGAAGTCATCGCCCGCATGCAGGTGCTGATGCGCCGCAATAGCGGCCTGGCCTCGCAGGTGATTTCGCTTCCCCCGTTCCAGGTTGATCTATCCCGCCGAGAACTGCTGATCAATGAAAACCTGATCAAGCTGACGGCGTTTGAATACACCATCATGGAAACGTTGATTCGTAACAACGGCAAAGTGGTGAGTAAAGATTCGCTGATGCTTCAGCTCTACCCTGATGCAGAACTGCGCGAAAGCCACACCATTGACGTCTTAATGGGCCGCTTGCGTAAAAAAATCCTCGCTGAATATCCTCACGAAGCCATCACCACGGTGCGTGGTCAGGGCTATCGCTTCGATCTGCGTTGA
- the phoQ gene encoding two-component system sensor histidine kinase PhoQ, translated as MKFFQHFLPLSLRVRFLLATAAVVMVLSLAYGVVALVGYSVSFDKTTFRLLRGESNLFYTLSSYENGKIKVDLPDNLNLKSPTMALIYDAKGHLLWTQRDVPHIVQQIKKEWLGSNGFHELEANIDTSRALLGDDAKLQDQLKDFHDDDESYEMTHSVAVNQYPAMGNMPALTIVVVDTIPIELKRSYMVWSWFIYVVLANLLLVVPLLWLAARWSLRPIEALAKEVRELEKHDRDSLNPDTTRELTSLVRNLNRLLRTERDRYDKYRTTLTDLTHSLKTPLAVLQSTLRSLRTDKLTIETAEPLMLEQISRISQQIGYYLHRASMRGDSALISRELHPVAPLLDSLCSALNKVYQRKGVTITLDISPEITFVGEKNDFMEVMGNVLDNACKYCLEFVEISGRQLDDTLHLIVDDDGPGIPESKRSMVFDRGQRADTLRPGQGVGLSVAREIVEQYDGEIQTSGSELGGARMEVIFARQRPDREED; from the coding sequence ATGAAATTCTTCCAACACTTTTTACCGTTATCGCTGCGAGTTCGCTTTTTGCTGGCAACCGCCGCGGTGGTAATGGTGCTCTCGCTGGCTTACGGCGTCGTCGCGCTGGTGGGTTACAGCGTCAGTTTTGATAAAACCACATTCCGCCTGCTGCGCGGTGAGAGCAATCTTTTCTACACCCTCTCGAGCTATGAAAACGGCAAGATCAAAGTCGATCTTCCGGATAACCTTAATCTCAAAAGCCCCACCATGGCGCTTATCTACGATGCAAAAGGTCACCTGCTGTGGACCCAGCGCGATGTCCCACATATCGTCCAGCAAATCAAAAAAGAGTGGCTCGGCAGCAACGGTTTCCATGAGCTGGAGGCGAATATTGATACCAGCCGTGCGCTGCTCGGCGACGACGCGAAGCTCCAGGACCAGCTAAAAGATTTTCATGACGATGACGAGAGTTATGAAATGACCCATTCGGTTGCGGTAAATCAGTATCCGGCGATGGGCAACATGCCCGCTTTAACTATCGTTGTGGTGGACACCATCCCTATCGAATTAAAACGCTCCTACATGGTGTGGAGCTGGTTTATATATGTGGTGCTGGCGAATCTGCTTTTAGTTGTGCCGCTGCTTTGGCTTGCCGCACGCTGGAGTTTGCGCCCCATTGAAGCACTGGCAAAAGAGGTGCGTGAGCTGGAAAAACACGACCGCGACAGCCTGAATCCAGACACCACTCGCGAGCTGACAAGCCTTGTACGCAACCTTAATCGCCTGCTCCGTACAGAGCGCGACCGCTACGACAAATACCGCACCACGCTGACTGACTTAACGCACAGCCTGAAAACCCCGTTAGCGGTTTTGCAAAGCACACTGCGTTCACTGCGCACCGATAAGTTAACTATCGAAACCGCCGAACCGTTGATGCTCGAGCAAATCAGCCGGATTTCTCAGCAAATTGGGTATTATTTGCATCGCGCGAGCATGCGCGGTGACAGCGCGTTAATCAGCCGCGAGCTGCATCCTGTTGCGCCCCTGCTTGATAGCCTCTGCTCGGCGCTGAACAAGGTTTATCAGCGCAAAGGCGTCACGATCACTCTGGATATTTCTCCTGAAATCACCTTCGTGGGTGAGAAAAATGACTTTATGGAAGTGATGGGCAATGTGCTGGATAACGCCTGCAAATACTGCCTTGAATTTGTTGAAATTTCTGGCAGGCAACTGGATGACACCCTGCATTTAATCGTCGATGACGATGGGCCTGGGATCCCGGAAAGCAAACGCAGCATGGTATTTGATCGCGGACAGCGCGCCGACACCTTGCGTCCGGGCCAGGGCGTGGGGTTATCCGTCGCCCGCGAAATTGTCGAACAGTATGACGGGGAGATCCAAACCTCAGGCAGTGAACTGGGTGGCGCTCGCATGGAAGTGATTTTTGCGCGCCAGCGTCCAGACCGGGAAGAAGATTGA
- a CDS encoding ribosomal protein uL16 3-hydroxylase — protein MDYQLDLNWPDFIANYWQKRPVVLKRGFKNFIDPISPDELAGLAMENEVDSRLVSHNNGKWQVSHGPFQSYDHLGENNWSLLVQAVNHWHEQSARLMRPFRALPDWRVDDLMISFSVPGGGVGPHFDQYDVFIIQGVGRRRWRVGEKVALKQHCPHPDLLQVEPFDAIIDEEMEPGDILYIPPGFPHEGYSLENAMNYSVGFRAPSGRELISGFADYVLQRELGSQRYTDPDVAARQHPADVLPQEVDKLREMMLDLINQPEHFKTWFGEFVSQSRHELDVAPPEPPYQPDEIYDALKQGDAITRLGGLRVLRIADEIYVNGEKIDSPHRPALEALASHITLKAEMFGDALEDPSFLAMLAALVNSGYWYFED, from the coding sequence ATGGACTATCAACTCGACCTAAACTGGCCCGATTTTATCGCTAACTACTGGCAAAAACGCCCGGTAGTTTTAAAACGCGGCTTTAAAAATTTCATCGACCCCATCTCACCGGATGAACTTGCAGGCCTTGCCATGGAAAACGAGGTGGACAGCCGCCTGGTCAGCCATAACAACGGCAAATGGCAGGTCAGCCACGGCCCTTTCCAGAGCTACGATCATCTTGGCGAAAACAACTGGTCGCTGCTGGTGCAAGCCGTAAATCACTGGCATGAGCAAAGCGCACGATTAATGCGCCCGTTCCGCGCCCTGCCGGACTGGCGAGTCGACGATCTTATGATCTCGTTTTCCGTGCCCGGCGGCGGCGTAGGCCCGCACTTCGATCAGTACGATGTTTTTATCATTCAGGGCGTTGGCCGCCGTCGCTGGCGCGTCGGGGAAAAAGTCGCCCTGAAACAGCACTGCCCGCATCCTGATTTGCTGCAAGTCGAACCGTTTGACGCCATCATCGACGAAGAGATGGAGCCGGGCGATATTCTCTATATTCCGCCAGGTTTCCCGCACGAAGGTTACTCGCTGGAAAACGCGATGAACTACTCCGTCGGTTTCCGCGCGCCAAGCGGGCGGGAATTAATCAGCGGCTTTGCCGATTATGTGCTGCAACGTGAATTGGGTAGCCAACGCTATACCGACCCTGACGTCGCTGCGCGTCAGCATCCTGCCGATGTACTGCCGCAGGAAGTGGATAAGCTGCGCGAAATGATGCTGGATTTGATTAATCAGCCAGAACATTTCAAAACCTGGTTCGGGGAGTTTGTTTCCCAGTCGCGCCATGAGCTTGACGTTGCACCGCCGGAGCCGCCTTATCAGCCAGACGAAATTTACGACGCGCTAAAACAGGGCGACGCCATTACTCGTTTAGGTGGATTACGCGTGCTGCGTATTGCCGATGAGATTTACGTCAACGGAGAGAAAATTGACAGCCCACACCGCCCGGCACTTGAAGCCCTGGCGAGCCATATCACGTTGAAAGCCGAGATGTTTGGCGATGCGCTGGAAGACCCTTCCTTCCTGGCGATGCTGGCAGCACTCGTGAACAGCGGGTACTGGTATTTCGAGGATTAA
- a CDS encoding MBL fold metallo-hydrolase: MIALCKACGTSFETAGSHPEHCKICEDERQFVPVTGQEWVELDALVTSHTNKWQQHNPDLFSIQTVPDFAIGQRAFILRTPEGNILWDCIANLDDATKMLISSLGGLKAIAISHPHYYTTMQDWAAEFDAPIYLHARDRQWVMRESPYINFWEGDTLELAASVSLIRLGGHFAGGSVLHWAKGEGVLLTGDIVQVTPGADAVSFMWSYPNMLPLSAATVSDITRRLSTVKFKRLYGAFKGKNITENADEIVRRSGKKYIACLG, encoded by the coding sequence ATGATCGCATTATGCAAAGCCTGCGGCACATCTTTTGAAACCGCCGGTTCCCATCCGGAACACTGCAAGATCTGCGAAGATGAGCGCCAGTTCGTGCCCGTAACGGGGCAGGAATGGGTCGAGCTGGACGCGCTAGTCACGTCACACACCAATAAGTGGCAGCAGCATAATCCCGATCTATTCAGCATCCAGACGGTTCCTGATTTTGCCATTGGTCAGCGCGCTTTTATTCTGAGAACGCCAGAAGGTAATATTTTGTGGGACTGCATAGCCAATCTCGACGACGCCACCAAAATGCTGATTTCCTCGTTGGGTGGGCTTAAAGCTATCGCTATTTCACATCCTCATTACTACACCACTATGCAGGACTGGGCCGCTGAATTTGATGCCCCGATTTACCTGCATGCCCGCGATCGGCAGTGGGTCATGCGCGAGAGCCCATACATTAACTTTTGGGAAGGTGACACCCTTGAGTTGGCTGCGAGCGTCAGCCTGATACGTCTTGGCGGGCATTTCGCTGGTGGCAGCGTTCTTCATTGGGCAAAGGGCGAAGGCGTCCTGCTTACTGGAGACATCGTTCAGGTCACGCCAGGAGCGGACGCCGTCTCTTTTATGTGGAGCTATCCGAATATGCTCCCCCTGTCGGCTGCGACGGTCAGCGATATTACGCGCCGCCTGAGTACCGTGAAATTTAAAAGGCTCTACGGGGCGTTTAAAGGAAAAAACATCACGGAAAATGCCGATGAAATTGTGCGGCGCTCAGGCAAAAAGTATATTGCCTGCCTTGGCTAA
- a CDS encoding peptide MFS transporter codes for MHSSVNKNESRTFFGHPYPLGSLFFTEMWERFSFYGIRPLLILFMAATVYDGGMGLARENASAIVGIFAGSMYLAALPGGWLADNWLGQQKAVWYGSILIALGHLSIALSAFMGDSLFFIGLMFIVLGSGLFKTCISVMVGTLYKKGDARRDGGFSLFYMGINMGSFIAPLISGWLIKTHGWHWGFGIGGIGMLVALVIFRVFAVPSMKRYDSEVGLDSTWNSPVAKKNGVGAWLLALAVGVAAVVVLIAQGVIVINPVAVASVLVYVIAASVALYFIYLFMFAGLNRKERARLLVCFILLVSAAFFWSAFEQKPTSFNLFANDYTNRMIGDFEIPAVWFQSINALFIILLAPVFSWAWPMLARKGVRPSSITKFVIGILCAAAGFGLMMLAAENVLSNGGAGVSPFWLVGSILMLTLGELCLSPIGLATMTLLAPERMRGQMMGLWFCASALGNLAAGLIGGHVKADQLDMLPDLFARCSIALLICAAVLLVLIVPVRRMLENAQAKPEQKPVTNA; via the coding sequence ATGCATTCCTCTGTTAACAAAAACGAAAGCCGGACCTTCTTCGGCCATCCTTACCCGCTAGGCTCGCTGTTTTTCACTGAAATGTGGGAGCGGTTCTCGTTTTACGGTATTCGTCCGTTACTGATCCTGTTTATGGCGGCGACGGTTTACGACGGCGGCATGGGACTTGCGCGTGAAAACGCCTCGGCTATCGTCGGGATCTTTGCCGGTAGTATGTATCTGGCCGCGCTGCCGGGCGGCTGGCTGGCGGATAACTGGCTCGGTCAGCAGAAGGCGGTCTGGTACGGTTCGATTCTTATCGCCCTCGGTCACCTCTCCATCGCGCTCTCCGCATTTATGGGCGACAGCCTGTTCTTCATCGGCCTGATGTTTATCGTGCTTGGTTCCGGTCTGTTCAAAACCTGTATTTCGGTGATGGTCGGCACGCTGTATAAAAAAGGCGATGCGCGCCGCGACGGCGGCTTCTCGCTGTTCTATATGGGCATCAACATGGGGTCATTTATCGCGCCGTTGATCTCCGGCTGGCTGATAAAAACACATGGCTGGCACTGGGGCTTTGGCATCGGCGGTATCGGGATGCTGGTGGCGCTGGTGATCTTCCGCGTGTTTGCTGTTCCATCGATGAAGCGTTACGACAGCGAAGTGGGTCTGGACTCTACGTGGAACAGCCCGGTTGCGAAGAAAAACGGTGTAGGTGCCTGGCTGCTGGCGCTTGCGGTTGGCGTGGCTGCGGTGGTTGTGCTGATAGCGCAGGGTGTGATTGTGATTAACCCTGTCGCGGTTGCCAGCGTGCTGGTGTACGTGATCGCAGCTTCTGTTGCTTTGTACTTCATTTATCTGTTTATGTTTGCTGGCCTGAACCGCAAAGAGCGCGCAAGACTGCTGGTCTGCTTTATCCTGCTGGTGTCCGCGGCCTTTTTCTGGTCTGCGTTTGAGCAGAAACCGACCTCATTCAACCTGTTTGCTAACGACTACACCAACCGCATGATCGGCGATTTTGAAATCCCTGCAGTGTGGTTCCAGTCTATCAATGCATTGTTCATCATTCTGCTGGCCCCAGTGTTTAGCTGGGCGTGGCCTATGCTTGCGCGTAAAGGTGTGCGTCCGAGTAGCATCACGAAGTTTGTTATCGGTATTCTGTGTGCAGCTGCGGGCTTTGGGCTGATGATGCTGGCGGCAGAAAACGTGCTGAGCAACGGCGGGGCAGGCGTATCGCCATTCTGGCTGGTGGGCAGCATTCTGATGCTGACGCTGGGCGAGCTGTGCCTGAGCCCGATAGGGCTTGCGACCATGACGCTGCTGGCGCCGGAAAGAATGCGCGGCCAGATGATGGGCCTGTGGTTCTGCGCAAGCGCGTTGGGTAACCTGGCGGCTGGTTTGATTGGCGGCCATGTGAAAGCCGATCAGTTAGATATGCTGCCGGATCTCTTTGCGCGTTGCTCCATCGCACTGCTGATCTGCGCCGCGGTGCTGCTGGTGCTGATTGTCCCGGTGCGTCGTATGCTGGAAAACGCTCAGGCTAAGCCGGAGCAAAAACCGGTAACCAATGCGTGA
- the pepT gene encoding peptidase T: MDKLLERFLHYVSFDTQSKSGVKQVPSTEGQWKLLRLLKEQMEEMGLVNVTLGDHGTVMGTLPSTVDKKVPAIGFISHVDTAPDLSGKNVNPQIVENYRGGDIALGIGDEVLSPVMFPVLHQLLGQTLITTDGKTLLGADDKAGIAEIMTALEVLKEKKIPHGDIRVAFTPDEEVGKGAKFFDVDAFDARWAYTVDGGGVGELECENFNAASVTIKIVGNNVHPGSAKGVMVNALSLAARIHAEVPADESPECTEGYEGFYHLHGIKGSVDKAEMHYIIRDFDREQFEARKRKMMDIAKKVGKGLHPDCYIELIIDDSYYNMREKVAEHPYIVEVAQQAMRDCDIEPIMKPIRGGTDGAQLSFKGLPCPNLFTGGYNYHGKHEFVTLEGMEKAVAVIVRIAELTAKQG; this comes from the coding sequence ATGGATAAATTACTAGAACGTTTCTTACATTATGTCTCTTTTGATACACAGTCCAAATCTGGCGTGAAACAAGTTCCCAGTACCGAAGGGCAGTGGAAGTTATTGCGGTTGCTGAAAGAGCAAATGGAAGAGATGGGGTTAGTGAATGTGACGCTGGGCGACCACGGCACCGTCATGGGCACACTTCCCTCTACCGTCGATAAAAAAGTCCCGGCCATCGGTTTTATCTCCCATGTGGATACCGCACCTGATTTATCGGGTAAAAACGTCAATCCGCAGATTGTTGAAAACTATCGCGGCGGTGATATTGCGCTGGGCATTGGCGACGAAGTGCTTTCGCCGGTGATGTTCCCGGTTTTGCACCAGTTGCTTGGGCAAACGCTCATTACCACCGACGGTAAAACGCTGCTGGGCGCGGATGATAAAGCCGGTATCGCTGAAATCATGACGGCGTTAGAAGTTCTGAAAGAGAAAAAGATCCCGCACGGCGATATTCGCGTTGCCTTCACACCAGATGAAGAAGTGGGCAAAGGCGCGAAGTTCTTTGACGTCGACGCCTTCGATGCACGTTGGGCGTACACCGTGGATGGCGGCGGCGTGGGCGAACTGGAGTGTGAAAACTTCAACGCCGCGTCGGTGACGATCAAAATCGTCGGCAACAATGTTCACCCCGGCTCCGCAAAAGGCGTGATGGTGAATGCCCTGTCGCTTGCCGCACGTATCCACGCTGAAGTTCCTGCCGACGAAAGCCCGGAATGCACCGAAGGCTACGAAGGTTTTTACCATCTGCACGGCATCAAAGGTTCAGTCGATAAAGCGGAGATGCACTACATCATCCGTGATTTCGACCGCGAGCAGTTTGAAGCCCGTAAACGCAAGATGATGGACATTGCGAAGAAAGTCGGTAAAGGCCTGCATCCGGATTGCTATATCGAACTGATTATCGACGACAGCTATTACAACATGCGCGAGAAAGTCGCCGAGCACCCATACATTGTGGAAGTGGCTCAGCAGGCGATGCGCGATTGTGACATCGAACCGATCATGAAGCCGATCCGCGGCGGCACAGATGGTGCGCAGTTGTCGTTCAAAGGCTTGCCATGCCCGAACCTGTTCACCGGCGGCTACAACTACCACGGCAAACATGAGTTTGTAACCCTGGAAGGGATGGAAAAAGCCGTGGCGGTGATTGTTCGGATTGCGGAGTTGACGGCTAAGCAGGGTTGA